A single region of the Enterobacter cloacae complex sp. R_G8 genome encodes:
- the ycfP gene encoding alpha/beta hydrolase YcfP: MIIYLHGFDSNSPGNHEKVLQLQFIDPDVRLISYSTRHPKHDMQHLLKEVDKMLQLNIDDRPLICGVGLGGYWAERIGFLCDIRQVVFNPNLFPNENMEGKIDRPEEYVDIATKCVSNFREKNRDRCLVILSRNDEALNSHRAAELLHHYYEIVWDEEQTHKFKNISPHLQRIKAFKTLG; this comes from the coding sequence ATGATCATCTATTTACACGGTTTTGACTCAAACAGTCCTGGTAATCATGAGAAGGTACTGCAACTGCAGTTTATCGATCCGGATGTACGGCTGATCAGCTACAGCACGCGCCATCCGAAACATGACATGCAGCATCTGCTCAAAGAAGTGGACAAGATGCTGCAGCTCAACATCGACGATCGCCCGCTGATTTGCGGCGTGGGGTTGGGGGGCTACTGGGCCGAGCGGATTGGGTTCCTGTGCGATATTCGCCAGGTGGTATTCAATCCTAACCTGTTCCCGAACGAGAACATGGAAGGCAAGATTGACCGCCCTGAAGAGTATGTTGATATTGCCACCAAGTGCGTCAGCAATTTCCGTGAAAAGAACCGCGATCGCTGTCTGGTGATCCTTTCACGTAATGATGAGGCGCTCAACAGCCACCGTGCGGCTGAGTTGTTGCATCATTACTATGAAATTGTCTGGGATGAAGAACAGACCCACAAGTTTAAAAACATCTCCCCGCATCTGCAGCGTATCAAAGCCTTTAAAACACTGGGCT